ATGCGGTGCAAGCGGGCGAAGTCGTAAGCGCCGGGACTCGGCTCCGCCAGCCGCCAGCCGATGCTCTCGCGCACGCTGCGCAGGCCCTGCCGCGCACAGCGGGCGTAGTCGGCCTCGAGTCGATCGAGGTGGTCGGTGAGGGCCACCATGTCCAGTGGGTGGCCGCTGCCATTGCGATGGTCCGCGCCTTCGAAGCCGGCCATCCAGAACGACTGCAGGGACGGCGGCCCGCTCAACGCCACGCCTCCGCCGGGCAGGTGATGGGGCCGATGCGACGGGTCAGGCGCATGGAGGTCTGGCGGGTGGTCGGTGGAGGCACCGGCACCCTTGGGCAACTGGCGTACCGCACCGCACCAAAACATCAGAAGCACGTCGGGCGGGGGCACGGGCCTTGCCGCGCGCTGGTGGCGGCACGACTCGCCGCATTTGGGAATGCCCATGACCCGGACCGAACGACCCACGCCGCCCGTCGCCCCCGCCGCGCCCGGCAACCCGCCGGGACGCCGGGCGGACGGCGCCGGCGAAGGCGAGGACCGGCACGGCACGGCGGACATCGACGGGCGCAGCAGCCAGCGACGCGACGACGCGCCGGAGCCGCGGCTGCCGCATGAACGGGACGAGTCGGCCGACAGCCAGCAGCACCAGGTGCCGCAGGTCACCCGGCAGGCTGCCGAGGACGTGGCCCGCGGCCTGCGCGACACCAGCCGGGCCGAGGCCACCGACCGCGCCTACCGGGAGCAGCAGCGCGACGACCAGGGGAGGGTGGACGACCGGCGGGGGGTGGACGACACCTCGCGTCGGGACTGAACCCGGGCGAGCGCACGGTCGCCGACGCACTTCTTGCGGTAAGGCCAGCCAGGCTTGCCGGCAATCCACAGGCCTGCCTTACCGGTGCTGCTGCAAACGGCGCCTGGAGCCCCGTGAAGTGGTGCGTCGGATGAAGGGAATGCGCCGACTTTCGAGAGGTTTCTTGAGCGAGCACGCGATGAATGAAACGTCTCGTTGCGCGGCTCACCGGCCGTGAGGACTTCACGAATCCCGGCATGGGTGTTGCGTTAAGGACCGCTTGAACAACACACGCAGGGAGAGTCCATGAACGCACCCACGCTGCGCCTCGAGCACCGGCAACACCAGACGCTGACCCCGCGCCTGCAACAAGCGGTTCGGCTGCTGCAGTTGTCGTCGCTCGACTTCGCGCAGGAAGTCCAGCAGGCGCTGGACACCAATCCCTTCCTCGAGGAGGAGACCGAGACCCCGGCCGCCGTGCAGGCCGCCGAGGCCGCGGCCGACCCGATCACCGCGCCCTGGGACTCGGCGCCGGAGATCATCAACGACACGGTGAGCGCCACCGAGCAGGTCTGGGAGCGCGACAGCTGGACCTCGACACCGGGCAGCGGCTCCGGTCGCGGCCATGGCGACGGCGAGATGGACGTGGTCGACATGATGGCCGCCGACGTGTCGTTGCGGCAGCACCTGCACGGCCAGATCAACGTGACCCCGCTCTCGGCACGCGACCGCATGCTGACGGCCGTCATCATCGAATCGCTGGACGACGACGGCTACCTGCGCATCTCGATGGACGAGATCCGCGAGATGTGCGAGGTGCAGCCGGCCGTCGACGACGACGAACTCAACGTGGCGCTGCGTCTGGTGCAGAGCCTGGACCCCAGCGGGGTGGCCGCGCGCGACGTGCGCGAATGCCTGCTGCTGCAATTGCGCGACACGGTCGACGACGCGGAGCGGGAGCTGGCGCAGCGCATCGTGACCCACCACCTCGACCGCCTGGCCATGCGGGACGTGCCGCACCTGTGCCGCGCCACCGGGGCCACGCCGGCCCAGGTGGAGGCGGTGTGCGAGCGCATCCGCCACCTCGACCCCCGGCCGGGCTGGCGCTTCGGTGCCAGCACCGCGCAGTACGTGACGCCGGACGTCATCGTGCGCAAGGCCAAGGGCAACCGCTGGATCACGATGTTGAACCCGGACGTGGTGCCGAAGGTTCGCCTCAACCAGATGTATGCCGAGCTGTTCCAGCAGCACCGGGACTCCGGCCATGCCGAACTGGCGTCTCACCTGCGCGAGGCCCGCTGGACGGTGCGCAACGTGGAGCAGCGCTTCTCGACCATCCTCGACGTGGCCGACGCCATCGTGCGGCGGCAGCACCACTTCTTCGAGTTCGGGCCGCTGGCGATGAAGCCGATGGGCCTGCGCGAGATCGCCGAAGAACTGGGGCTGCACGAGTCGACCGTCTGCCGGGTGACCAACAACAAGTACATGGCCACGCCCTCCGGCGTGTTCGAGCTCAAGTACTTCTTCTCGCGCGCGCTGCCCACGCCCGGCGGCGGTGCCGCCTCGGCGACCGCAATCCGCGGAATGATCCGCGACATGATCGAGGCCGAGAGCGCCACCGACCCGCTGAGCGACGCCCAGATCGCCCGCAACCTCGCGCGCCAGGGCCTGTCGGTGGCCCGCCGCACGGTCACCAAGTACCGGCAGATGATGAAGCTGCCCGCCGTGGAGAAGCGCCGCCGCCACGCTTGAGGTGTCGTCAGCCGGGGTGCGGGCCCCTGACGCTGCGGTGAGTTCAAGTCCTGTATTCCGACGCCGCGCGGCCTGATGGCCCCGGCGTCTTTCTCGTTCATCCTGACTTAACATAATGCACATTAGAACGGCTAACGACCCACTGGCTGGCCGTGGCGAGGTATCGTGCAACGTGTCGCGCGCGACCGTGA
The sequence above is a segment of the Aquabacterium sp. J223 genome. Coding sequences within it:
- a CDS encoding RNA polymerase factor sigma-54; its protein translation is MNAPTLRLEHRQHQTLTPRLQQAVRLLQLSSLDFAQEVQQALDTNPFLEEETETPAAVQAAEAAADPITAPWDSAPEIINDTVSATEQVWERDSWTSTPGSGSGRGHGDGEMDVVDMMAADVSLRQHLHGQINVTPLSARDRMLTAVIIESLDDDGYLRISMDEIREMCEVQPAVDDDELNVALRLVQSLDPSGVAARDVRECLLLQLRDTVDDAERELAQRIVTHHLDRLAMRDVPHLCRATGATPAQVEAVCERIRHLDPRPGWRFGASTAQYVTPDVIVRKAKGNRWITMLNPDVVPKVRLNQMYAELFQQHRDSGHAELASHLREARWTVRNVEQRFSTILDVADAIVRRQHHFFEFGPLAMKPMGLREIAEELGLHESTVCRVTNNKYMATPSGVFELKYFFSRALPTPGGGAASATAIRGMIRDMIEAESATDPLSDAQIARNLARQGLSVARRTVTKYRQMMKLPAVEKRRRHA